Part of the uncultured Desulfobacter sp. genome, CCGCCTGTCTGCCCTGCTCGCGGCCGCTGAGAAGAAAGCCGCCGATAATACCATCACCAAACCTGTTTTGGTGAACCCCGTAAACCGGCACCCCGGCACCCGACAAAATCAGGCGGGTACTCTCTTTGGTGGAAAGTGCCCTGCCGCTACTATCAGTTGTATACGAGTTTAACAGGATGGCGGACTGGTCTGAAAGCCCGGCGATCATGGCCTGTGTCTCCTCAAAGGTACCCGGCGGCAGAAAGCGGAAGGCCACCCGGCCGGTGTACTCCGTTACAACGGCCTCCATTGCCTTTCGTGCGGAAAGGCCGCTTACGGTCGCATCGCTGATGCATGCAATCTCCTTTGTGTCGGGGTTGAGATTGAGAATCGTATCGACCGTATTTTTGATGTCCTGGGTTTCAAGAACGCCGGTAATTTTTTTGCGTCCAAAGACAGAATATTTACTGAACCCGGTAATGCCCGCAAAAACCACCGGTGTATCCGGGAAGAGCTCCACATGAAATTTCGTAACAAGCTCCACTGCGGCATCGTCCAGGGCAATAACCAGGTTTATTTTTTCCCCAAAGTATTTTTCTTCCAAAAGCGTCTTCATACGAAGCTGATTCGATTTTCGAGGATACCGCTTGGCATCAAAATATTCCACCGGAATATCTATGGATGGCAGGTGTTTCAATATCTCAATAACGCCGGTTTCCTCGTCGTCGGACCATGAGAAACCAGGATGGTAAGAGTTAAGTATCAATACTTTCAAAGGAGTCCGGTTTTCCTGTGCGGCAGATAGCTGCAAGGCGGAAAAAAAAAGATACAAGACTGCGGCAAATACAAAAATGCGTTTTCTCTTCACCAAAATCATTTAGTCACCGCCATTGTTTGGATTTTAACCTTCTGCCTTTACCAGGCCCGGAGAATTCTTTTTTTCACTGAGGGGACAATCAATAACTTATTGAATATGGCTTAATCATAGAACTTTAAGATAGAATATCAAAATATTTAAAAGCCTGCAATTATTTCACATTTTTTATGCCAATAGAGCAGTTTTTTATTTTTGTGTATAAACGGCTATGGGCCGACATGGTCTATCAGCACCCCGGCAGAGTGCACAGGCCAACTGCTTTTTTTGCATCCAAAACGGCAATGGTGCGACCACCGTCAATATCACATTCCTGAGAGAGACGGGCAGGCTGTCGAAGCAAAAAGTGGGCAGGCAGCCAGATCCGCCACCGTGCCGGTAAAATCTGTTTCCAGCGCTGCCAAAAAATTCTTCCATTCCAGACCGAACCGGTAAAACCCCGTAGCTGCCAATTGTTTGGTGAGGATGGCGTCCCGGTATTCCTGCATGGAATCGGTATTCAGCATGTCTATGATCCGCTTTTTCCCCATTTGTTTGACCAAGGTTTTTGGGATATAGGCTGCCAGGATTTTCCAAACCTGATTTTTTTGTTTTAATATGGTGTTGAGCCTGGCGCGAAATATATCCTGAAGCGCCAGAATCTCTTCTCCGGCCTTGTCGGATTGGGCAAACAGCGGAATGGACGGATCTGCGTCATATCGGCGGATTAACATCTTTGTTTCTGTAGCGGTATGGGTTTCGACAAGACCCAGGACCTCCTGAATCAGGGCACAGCACACCTTGGGATCCTCAATCAGTGCAGCCTCGTACTGGTCGCCGAGAAGGAAATCCGGAAGGACTTCAACCATAACCGAGGAGAAGGCGCCGCCTTTGTTGGCAGTGGAATCCTTGAGGTGGCGGATGCCGGTGTTTGCCGCAATATGCCGACGGGCATTGTTGTCAAAAAAGAGCCCACTGCCTTCCACGATGAATTCAAGCTCCTTGAAATTTTCCAAAAAGGATGTGACGGTTCTTCCGGTGACACCCTCCTTGAATCCGCCGCAGGGCAGACAGACCTGAATACCCGCCTTGCGAATGTACGTCCTCATTTCCGGGTTAAACAGGAAATCTCTGTGGAATAGAGCGCTGTCTTCAACCACGGCACCGTCGGCCAGAAATGTACGTGCAGCGGTGACCGGGATTTTGAAGCCCTCGGGAGAAAGTTTGTCCGAAGGGAAGGCCATGGCGCCGACGGCTGTCCCGGTACGAGCGCCCAAGGCCAGTTTTTCCAATTCACCAGGATCCAGTCCGGCCGGATCAAAAAGCAGGGCTTTATTATCTATGGCCAGGCAGATCCGCCCCTGGTAACAGAGCAGCTCATTGCCCACCAGCCGGCCGCCGGGTCCGCCGACAACCATCAGATTCAGATCTTTTTCCCGGACATTATGGTGATGGATCAAAGTCCGCAAGGCCGCCATCATGGCCGTGGTGCTCATACCCAACGTTTTTATTTCTCCACGGATTCTCTTTCCAAGTTTTTCCGGATCCCGGGTGACCAGCTGGGATTTCCCGTTAACTTGCAGCTCGCCAAGACCATCCCCGGCCGGCAGCAGCCCGAACAATTTGCCGTTGTTCAAGACACCGTAATTATAATGAAAGATGCCGCAGGCTTTTTCCGTGGCAATGGTCCGCCAGTGGAGATATCCCCGCTCCTTTGCCCTGAGTGCCACGGTATCCATAAAATCTGCCGTACCCCGGTCCGGTTCGAAAAAGAGCATTTCCGGCCGCCCGTAATAATCTATTACAGTTTCATTGGGAAGTGTAAGATCCAGAATGCCTTCGATGAAATCCAGTACGGCATCCCTGGTATATTCACCGTAGACAGGGTGGGGAACGATCACCCCCGAGGCCCCGCCTTCACAGATGTCCTTATGCTTGAGACGACTGTCCCGGGGCCCCAGGATAAAGCTGAGCCGGGCCGCATTTTCCATCTGCCTTCCATAAGCCGCCGGCGCCGTTGGTATGACACGCAACCCACCCCGGGCAATGTCGGCGGACCGCATATGGACGCCCGAGGCATAGTGGCCGTTGATGAAAAAAATGCCGTAGACAGGCCGATTGTATACCAGGGGATCCAAAATACCGCTGTCCAGACGAAAGCTGTAAGCCCGTTTGTCCGGGGTGTAAAAATTGGTCTTGCAACAATGGGTCACAAATTTTGCCATGAACCGGAAAACTTGCAGGGCCGTGGGGTGGTCTGCCAAGCGGGTTCGGCACATCCGCAGGAACGTCTCACATTGTTCAGTGGGATCATCTGCCGTTCCAAGTGCCGGGGCCGGGTCAAATCGGTGGGAGAAAAATTCATATAGGGCTTTAAGAAGCCCGGGGTGGGCCATGACCTCAACCTCGATGGTCCGGGTATTAAAGGCGGCCCGGGCAGCCTTGTAAATCCGGTCGGCAAAGGCCTCTTCACAGGCCCTGTCATCCAGGCGGGATATGATGGCATGATCGCTTTTGGCTGTGCTTTCCGAGAAGATGAATACCCGGGTGAAGTCAATGGCGTTGCCGGCAAAAAGCATTTCTTTATAAGTCAGCATTCCTTGCACGTAAAGGGCCGTGACAGGGCCCACATTAAAGGCTAAAAAATCCTGAATCTCCCGGATCAGATGGATCTCCCGGGCCTGGGACATCTCTCCCTGCAAATAAAGTGAACAGATGGAGGTCGGCACATATGAGCCGTTCCAATAAGGCTCCCAATATGCCCGCATGAGGGTGAAGCCGTGGTCCTTGAGCAACTGCCGGAAAATGGGGATCTGGGGGGTGGCAAAATTTGAGTTGAACATAATCCGGGTTTCTGCGGTGGCCGGCAGATTGAACACTTTCACCAGGGGCCTCACCGACGCCCTGCTCTCTTTTAAAAATTTTTCATACCGCATGCGTGTGGGTTCGGGGGTTGCGGTGTAATCCCCGGCAAGGTTGAAAAGAAAGGCAGAATCCTTGAACTCATGCCGGGTGAAATCGTTTACGGTTTCCGGCCGGAAAATATAGGTGTAGTATTCATTTTCCCGGCTGTAGTAATACTCCCTGCGGTGTCCGGATATCATGGTTTCCATCAATTTTTCCATGGCGTCCCGGGTCTCCCGGGTGGCGATGCGCACCCGCTGGACCTCACTGCCCTGCCCCAGGTCAAAGTCGATGTGGGCCACCCGGCCCACCAAAACCACCCGGTCATCCTGGATGGCAATGCTGGAGGTGATGGAAGAGAGGATCTGCTTGAGGGAATCGGTGGTGATATTCTCGAAAAAATAGCTGGGAAGCCCCAGGTCATTGAGCAGAATTCCTGCGGCCAGGTTGATGCAATGGGCGGTGATCAGCCCCTGGGCGGAAAGGTCGATGACCGCTTCGTAGAGAATCCGGATGTTGAGGTTAAGTGCGTCGGCGCGGTCAATGATATGGGGGGAGCGGCGGATGTCGGGCGGCAGGTTGGCCACGGATATTTCTCCATGCCGGTTACAGGCCGGACAGGTAAGAGTTCAGGTTAATTTTTTTATTGGTGATACCCAGCTTTTTGCGGATGTGATTTCGATAGGTCTCCACACTGCGGTAGGAGAGGTTAAGCATTTTTCCGATCTCCTTGGAGCTCAAACCCGTGCGGATCATATTGCAGATTTCGTTTTCCCGGGGGGTGAGGCGCTGGTGAAGCTGGGAAATTTTGGTGCCGAATGAAGAGGTGAGCCGGGCGATATTTTCCTCGAGCAGGAACAGGTACTCCCGGTCCAGATCCGACCCCTGGTCTTCCATTTTTTTGACCAGGGGCAGCAGCAAGTTATCCACGTTGGCCAGGACCCGCGTTTCCAGGTCCACCTTTTCTTCGCGCAGCTGATTCATCACTTCCCGCAGGGCAATATTTTTATCCTTGAGCTGCTGGTTCTGTTCCTTGAGCTTGCGCCGTGATTCCCGCAGTTCGGTTTCCGCCTGTTTTCGGTTAATGGTCCGGCCCAGCAGTTCGGCCACCGCATTGATCAATGACCGCTCTTCGGCCAGAAAGGCACCTTCGTCCAGGTCGGGCCGTTTTTCAAGGTAGCAGACCGTAAGGATGCCGATGGGCTCCCCATAGGCATTGATGTTTGCCTGCTGTTTCCAGAAGGTGTTTTTATAATTTTCCGTGCGAAAACTCTGGTCGTTGATGAGCAGCTGGGCACATGTAATCTCCGGGTACTGCCAGGAAGGCGGAATAAGATCCACCACCTGTTGAAAGGTCTCTTCCAGGGAGAGCCCGGTCTGTTCCAGAATCTTGGAGATCCCGTACAGGCAGTTGATCTCCTTCATACGCTCCCGGAGATTGTGGGCCTGCTGCTTGAAGATCAACTCCATGCGCCGATGCTCCTGCTCCAGTTGTTCCAGCTCCCGGTTGCGGCGAACCAGGGCGTCAATGTCCGGCTGCTCCACGATGCGTCCCATTCCTTCTCAAAAGTTATAGTACAGGAGATTTCCTGTAGCTCACAGCTGTGAACTGTGAGCTAACGGGTAACATTTAACAAGAAATTATGGGCTAGACAAGACCCTGATCCAGCATGGCGTTAACCACCTTGGTAAAACCGGCAATATTGGCCCCGGCCACGTAGTTGCCTTTCTCGCCATATTCGGCACAGGCGTCCACACAGGCGGTATGGATGGATTTCATGATGCCCTGCAGCCGCATGTCCACCTTTTCCCTGCTCCAGGCCCGGCGTACGGCGTTCTGGGACATCTCCAGACCGGATACGGCCACTCCGCCGGCATTGGCGGCCTTGCCCGGGGCGTAGAGGATTTTGTGGTCCACAAATAGGTCGACGGCGTCCGGGGTGGAGGGCATGTTGGCCCCTTCGGATACCACAAAGACCCCGTTTTCAATGAGGTTTGCCGCATCTTTGCCGTTGATTTCGTTCTGGGTGGCCGAAGGAAAGGCGCAGTCGGCTTGAATGCCCCAAAGGGGATTATAATCCAGGGTGGCATCGGTTTTGGTGTAAACGGCTTCGGGATATTTTTCGGCATATTCTTCGATGCGGCCCCGCCGGATGTTTTTCAACTCCATGACCCAGGCCAGTTTACTCCGGTCAATGCCGGTTGGATCGTAGACGAACCCGGTGGAGTCCGACAGGGTGACGGCTTTGCCGCCCAGATCCATAATTTTCTCCACGGTGTACTGGGCCACGTTGCCGGAACCGGACACCAGGCAGGTTTTGTCTACCATGCTGCCGTTGCGGGTGGCCAGCATTTCGGCGGCAAAATAGACCGCTCCGTAGCCCGTGGCTTCCGGGCGGATGAGGCTGCCGCCCCAATCCAGGCCCTTGCCCGTGAGCACCGGGTCGAATGCATTGGTCAGCCGTTTGTACTGTCCGAAAAGATAGCCGATCTCCCTGCCGCCCACGCCGATGTCCCCGGCCGGCACGTCGGTGTTCGGCCCGATGTGCCGGTGCAGTTCGGACATAAAAGACTGGCAGAAGCGCATCACTTCATTGTCGGATTTTCCTTTGGGATCGAAATCGGACCCGCCTTTGCCGCCGCCCATGGGCAGGGTGGTCAGGGCGTTTTTAAACACCTGTTCAAAGGCCAGGAACTTGAGTATGGAGAGATTCACCGACGGATGAAAGCGCAGCCCGCCCTTGTAGGGTCCAATGGCCGAGTTCATTCCGATGCGATAACCGCGATTCACCTGAACGGCTCCGGTGTCGTCCATCCAGGGCACCCGGAACATGACGACCCGTTCGGGCTCGGCCAGACGCTCCAGAATCTTGGCATGGCGGTATTCGGGGTTGCGGTCCAAAACGGGCTGAACCGTCTCGATCACTTCCTGAACAGCCTGGTGAAACTCTTTTTGGTCGGGGTCTTTGGCAATGATTTTATTCAGTTCTTCTGACATGATCTACCTTTCTTTGGAATGTAAGTATTATAATCAAATTGATGGGCGACAACGGTTGGATGCATCATCCATAAAAACAGTCAGCGCGGGACAGCTCACTCTTCTTGTATGTGATGGTCGGTGTTTCCGAAGTTCATAATGACACTGCGGGAATGTTTCCCATCGACTTTAATCACCAGGGGGCGGTTCAGGCATATGTGACGGATGAAGCCCTCGTTCCGCACAGAGCAGCAACCGGCCAGATGCTCGAAATCGATTCGGTCCGCACCTTCGGGATTCACGGTGATATAGGGCACCCCCCGGGAAGTGATGGTGTTGAAAAAATGGGAGCCCCCGGAGGCATCGGCGTGGATGGTGCCGTCCCGGATTTCCACGATGGCACCGGCACCGGAAATCTGCTGCCACTGCACAGGAATGCCCAGCCAGGGATCCGATGATCCCCACCGGCCGGGACCGGCCAGCAGAAACCGGCGGTTGGTTTTGGCCAACTCCGCATTAATCCGGCTGATCTGCCGTGCCATATCCGGGGTTTTACCCCCTTCAAAGGTTTCGGGATTGACATAGACAATGTCCCTGATGGTGTCCAGGGTGCAGTTTCCCAACGCAGAGGTGGAGACGCAGACAGCTTCATCAAGATCTCGTTTGGTGATCAACCCGGTGTCCCGGGGACTGGACATGGGCCGGGCCTGGAGTAAAAAAATTTTCCAGGGGGCGCCCGGTTCGTCGGGAAGATCGGCGGCAAACTCCAATTCCATGGGGCCACCGGCATCACCGGACAGGGCAGCCATCAGGTCGTTGACCAGGGCGGTCAGGGGCGGCTCCCCGTATTTCAGGACCTGGGCAAAGGTGATGATTTTGGGGCCTTTGCAGTACCAGGTATCCCTGATCCGGTCTTCGACGGGCATATAGGTTGATGCCAGGGCTTTGACCGGCGCCTCTTCCAAGGCCTGGGCCAGATCCCGGCGTTCCAGGTTGGAGCAGATGCCGAAACGCAGGGTCTCCGGGCAATCCCCCACTCTAAGGGCGTAAAAGCGGTTTTGGGTTTTTTCCAGAAGATCCCGGGTGCCGGCAAATTGAGGCGTGGCCTGGGGATGTCTGGGCGATACCCTGAAACTTTGTTCCCCCTGGGCCAGGGTCCGGCCTAATCCCAGTGCCAGGTTCAGTATACCCTCATGGGCTTTGGCATTGGCCACCGGATAAAAATTCAGGGACTGGGCCGTGCCCGACAGGGCCGGGTAAAAAAAATCGTTGTACCGGCTGCCGGCCACGGCCTGGACCATAACGGCCATGCTCTCCCTGAAGGGCCGGGCGGTTGTGCTGCGCACAAAGGCCCGGGCTTTTTTATAGTAGGCAGAGGCATAGACCAGTTTAACTGCGGTGGCAAGCTGGGACGACCGGATGTCCGGATCGGCATGGGTGTTGGGGATCATATAGGTTTTGTACACCCCGGCGCACGGATGGACGGCGGCATCTTCCAGAAGGCTGGAGGAGCGTACGGCAAGGGGCGCATGGGACGCCACCGACAGACGCGCCAAATGCCGGAGTACCTCCCGGGGCAGCGGGGCGTCGATGAATGCCTGGACCAGCTCGGCCAACGGTTGGTCTGCAACGCTTTCCAGTCCGTTGTCCCGGACAAAGTCTTCAAAAATATCGGTGCAGAGGACCAGGGCCCCAGGAATGTTGACCACCATCTCAGGATAGGTCTTTCCAAGGTCGGGGCGGCGGTCAAGGGTCTGGGCCAGAAAGGCCAGCCCCCGGGCCTTGCCACCGATGGACCCGCGTCCGATGCGGGTAAGTCCGCCGGAAACGGTTTGAACCGGATACCGCTCTTGGGAGCCGGTGTTTAACCGCCGGGCCGGGAGATCCCCTGCCAGGCTACGAAAAAATTCATAAAGTTCCCGGGTTGGTTGGTGACCATTTTTATCCAGAAAAGGGGCCGGGATGCTTTGGGCTCCTTTTTTGTTTGTCTCTTCCGCACTCATGAGCATGATGGGAAGATCGGGCATTTCCCTGTGAATGGTCAACAGGATGTCAATACCGGCACCGGACAGCTCTTTTCCCTGCCGGGGAAGCCGGGTATCGGAAATGACACACTCAAGACGTTCCCCCAATTCATGGAACCGCGCCATGGCTGTTTCATATGAATCAGTCAGAACAAGCTTAGGCGGTCTGGCGCCGGGGAAGGACGCATCAATGCCCTTGTATACCGCTGGAAGAAAAAACGAGGTGTATTCAGGACTGTCTTCCACCAGAAGCACGGCACGGCGGCCGGTATCCTGACAGCGCTGATCCTCAATAAAACGGACCATGGCATGGAAGCATTCAGGTGTTCCGGACCAGATAAACACGTGGTCCCCAGCCTGTTTCAACGACCGGGTTTTGCAATGACCCGGTGGCACCAGGAGGACAACCGGCAAGCCGGGGTAAAGGGCTTTAAGCTGGGGGATCGTCACCCCTGAGCTGTCATCCAGCACCTCGCTTTCAATAAAAACAAGATCAAAATTCGCGTTGCCGAGCAGTGCGGCGGCCTCGTCCATACAAACCGCATGGGTGATCTCCCAGGGGGAGGGATGAATATCGGCTTTCAGTCCCGGGCAATGGTAAGGCCGGCAAATAAAAAGGATCTTGCTGACCTGAAAATCCAGGATCTGTGACATTTCAGGTGCGTTGCTTATGTTTTGGCTAACTCTATCCATTTTTATTTTTTGGGGTCCATTCAAAATCCTTCACCACGATAGAAATGCGATATTTTGCATCAGGTTCATGGAAAATATGTTTATGGGAATATGAAAAAGAAAACAACGCGTCAAAAATAAGATAAAAATGCGTATAAAAATATCGTAGTTAAAAAATTTTACCCTTCGGGGAAGCCATGTCGGGGTTTACCGATAAGACCGTCTCTGTGTAGTTTGGCGAACGCCAAACCTCTGTGTCCCCTGAGATTAACAACAAGGAATCCCGAAGGGATTGAAGGTTTTAATTCAAACCGCCAGTTTGAATTATCGGGCGTCGCCCGCTGTTTTACTTAACCACAGGGGACACAGAGTTTTAAGTCCGCATTTTCCCGGCGCGCTTGACAAAAAACGGATTCCCTGTCTTAAGATATTTTAAATATCCGTAAACAAATCTGTGATGTTATAAATGAAATGAAAGGTTTGCCATGCCCAGGTTTTTCAAAAAATCAAACAAAAAAGCCGGATCGCCACCGGGCCTGCAGATTGACGGCCGGCTGCCTTCGGGCTCAACGTCTGATATTTGTGTGTTAATCTATTCCAAAGAAGCTCTGGAAACCCACCAGATCTCAAATATTGAGGA contains:
- a CDS encoding NAD-glutamate dehydrogenase domain-containing protein, whose product is MANLPPDIRRSPHIIDRADALNLNIRILYEAVIDLSAQGLITAHCINLAAGILLNDLGLPSYFFENITTDSLKQILSSITSSIAIQDDRVVLVGRVAHIDFDLGQGSEVQRVRIATRETRDAMEKLMETMISGHRREYYYSRENEYYTYIFRPETVNDFTRHEFKDSAFLFNLAGDYTATPEPTRMRYEKFLKESRASVRPLVKVFNLPATAETRIMFNSNFATPQIPIFRQLLKDHGFTLMRAYWEPYWNGSYVPTSICSLYLQGEMSQAREIHLIREIQDFLAFNVGPVTALYVQGMLTYKEMLFAGNAIDFTRVFIFSESTAKSDHAIISRLDDRACEEAFADRIYKAARAAFNTRTIEVEVMAHPGLLKALYEFFSHRFDPAPALGTADDPTEQCETFLRMCRTRLADHPTALQVFRFMAKFVTHCCKTNFYTPDKRAYSFRLDSGILDPLVYNRPVYGIFFINGHYASGVHMRSADIARGGLRVIPTAPAAYGRQMENAARLSFILGPRDSRLKHKDICEGGASGVIVPHPVYGEYTRDAVLDFIEGILDLTLPNETVIDYYGRPEMLFFEPDRGTADFMDTVALRAKERGYLHWRTIATEKACGIFHYNYGVLNNGKLFGLLPAGDGLGELQVNGKSQLVTRDPEKLGKRIRGEIKTLGMSTTAMMAALRTLIHHHNVREKDLNLMVVGGPGGRLVGNELLCYQGRICLAIDNKALLFDPAGLDPGELEKLALGARTGTAVGAMAFPSDKLSPEGFKIPVTAARTFLADGAVVEDSALFHRDFLFNPEMRTYIRKAGIQVCLPCGGFKEGVTGRTVTSFLENFKELEFIVEGSGLFFDNNARRHIAANTGIRHLKDSTANKGGAFSSVMVEVLPDFLLGDQYEAALIEDPKVCCALIQEVLGLVETHTATETKMLIRRYDADPSIPLFAQSDKAGEEILALQDIFRARLNTILKQKNQVWKILAAYIPKTLVKQMGKKRIIDMLNTDSMQEYRDAILTKQLAATGFYRFGLEWKNFLAALETDFTGTVADLAACPLFASTACPSLSGM
- a CDS encoding LuxR C-terminal-related transcriptional regulator; amino-acid sequence: MGRIVEQPDIDALVRRNRELEQLEQEHRRMELIFKQQAHNLRERMKEINCLYGISKILEQTGLSLEETFQQVVDLIPPSWQYPEITCAQLLINDQSFRTENYKNTFWKQQANINAYGEPIGILTVCYLEKRPDLDEGAFLAEERSLINAVAELLGRTINRKQAETELRESRRKLKEQNQQLKDKNIALREVMNQLREEKVDLETRVLANVDNLLLPLVKKMEDQGSDLDREYLFLLEENIARLTSSFGTKISQLHQRLTPRENEICNMIRTGLSSKEIGKMLNLSYRSVETYRNHIRKKLGITNKKINLNSYLSGL
- the gdhA gene encoding NADP-specific glutamate dehydrogenase encodes the protein MSEELNKIIAKDPDQKEFHQAVQEVIETVQPVLDRNPEYRHAKILERLAEPERVVMFRVPWMDDTGAVQVNRGYRIGMNSAIGPYKGGLRFHPSVNLSILKFLAFEQVFKNALTTLPMGGGKGGSDFDPKGKSDNEVMRFCQSFMSELHRHIGPNTDVPAGDIGVGGREIGYLFGQYKRLTNAFDPVLTGKGLDWGGSLIRPEATGYGAVYFAAEMLATRNGSMVDKTCLVSGSGNVAQYTVEKIMDLGGKAVTLSDSTGFVYDPTGIDRSKLAWVMELKNIRRGRIEEYAEKYPEAVYTKTDATLDYNPLWGIQADCAFPSATQNEINGKDAANLIENGVFVVSEGANMPSTPDAVDLFVDHKILYAPGKAANAGGVAVSGLEMSQNAVRRAWSREKVDMRLQGIMKSIHTACVDACAEYGEKGNYVAGANIAGFTKVVNAMLDQGLV
- a CDS encoding PEP/pyruvate-binding domain-containing protein; this translates as MDRVSQNISNAPEMSQILDFQVSKILFICRPYHCPGLKADIHPSPWEITHAVCMDEAAALLGNANFDLVFIESEVLDDSSGVTIPQLKALYPGLPVVLLVPPGHCKTRSLKQAGDHVFIWSGTPECFHAMVRFIEDQRCQDTGRRAVLLVEDSPEYTSFFLPAVYKGIDASFPGARPPKLVLTDSYETAMARFHELGERLECVISDTRLPRQGKELSGAGIDILLTIHREMPDLPIMLMSAEETNKKGAQSIPAPFLDKNGHQPTRELYEFFRSLAGDLPARRLNTGSQERYPVQTVSGGLTRIGRGSIGGKARGLAFLAQTLDRRPDLGKTYPEMVVNIPGALVLCTDIFEDFVRDNGLESVADQPLAELVQAFIDAPLPREVLRHLARLSVASHAPLAVRSSSLLEDAAVHPCAGVYKTYMIPNTHADPDIRSSQLATAVKLVYASAYYKKARAFVRSTTARPFRESMAVMVQAVAGSRYNDFFYPALSGTAQSLNFYPVANAKAHEGILNLALGLGRTLAQGEQSFRVSPRHPQATPQFAGTRDLLEKTQNRFYALRVGDCPETLRFGICSNLERRDLAQALEEAPVKALASTYMPVEDRIRDTWYCKGPKIITFAQVLKYGEPPLTALVNDLMAALSGDAGGPMELEFAADLPDEPGAPWKIFLLQARPMSSPRDTGLITKRDLDEAVCVSTSALGNCTLDTIRDIVYVNPETFEGGKTPDMARQISRINAELAKTNRRFLLAGPGRWGSSDPWLGIPVQWQQISGAGAIVEIRDGTIHADASGGSHFFNTITSRGVPYITVNPEGADRIDFEHLAGCCSVRNEGFIRHICLNRPLVIKVDGKHSRSVIMNFGNTDHHIQEE